GCGAACTTGTTCTCGAGCGGAGACCACTTGACGAAGGTGGCTGCCCGGTTGATCCTGAGGATGACCAGCGTGGGCTTCCACACGCCCTCCTTCTGGGACCACACGTAGGCGTTACGATCGGCTCCACACGTCACTATACGGTCACTTTTGGGAGCCCAGTCGATACCTGCAGGCCAACCGAGAAACAAATTATTACTGAAGAAATTCTTACAGGATTAGAAGATTAAAAGACTTCATGTTTATTAAATTGAGAGTTTGATTAAACACCTGTTATGTGTCCATTATGTTCTTTCAGCTCATGGGTCTTCACCCACTGGTTCCCACTCTTCTTGTAGATATGAACTTCATGGTTGTTAGGACTGATGGCAATTtctggagataaagaaaaaaaaaaaaagtagcctGTTAACGTGATGGACTCACAGACAACAAGACAAGCTCGACCAGTCTCTCCGGTGTGTGCCAAATACCGGGCAGGGTGACTCAATGTATGTTTAGTCAGAAACAACAAGTGGCAGTCTTGTCTTGCTCCATTCAGAAAATAATGAGGTGCGCGGACTAGGGAAGAAGTCGAAGACAGGAGGAGACATTTGAGCCTTACGTGTCCTGTCGCGGTTCCACGCGTGGCAGGTAATGGGCTCCAACAAGAACTGGTGAAGGGACATCTTGTCTGGGTGTGGTCCTTAAGATTAACTCTGCAAAGTCACAAAGCAAAAAACTTTAAGTTTGGCGACCAACGACGAAACAAAACCCGGACTTTACAGGCGACGTGAACTTTGCCTGTCTGCTTCCAAACCCTCCTCTGACATTACAGCGcatataaaaccactgacctgTTCTCCTAAAACTAGTTAACTGTTAACTTCAATTGAACATTACTCTGGGTGAGTTTCATTAGCTGATTAGCTGAACCGAACCAGGCAAAGAGACCAAGAGCTGCTAGCCActgtttcaaaaataataataataataaaagattcaataataataattataataatattaataatgatgtaGCCAGCCAATTTTCAACCCACCACCGCCTGCAAAGTTAAATACTTTAATGAATCGATGTTGCCTTGATTAGCTGGCTGCTGTAATGCTGCCATAGCTAATAGCTTCACTCCCTTAAACATTAGTGGCAAAACATTAGCAGCGCCACTAGCAACTCCATCAAACACATAGCTTACAAATAAATTGTACTAAATTAACAATACTCGGAGTAACATTCGTCATTTTGAGCCACACACTAACGCCATTCACCAGAAGGCCTCTCTTCCCTATTCCCAGACCCCGGCTTTTCCTCATACTCCCGAGGAAGGCTACGCGACTAGCCGCGTGCTAACTCACCTCGTCAGTCCGCGCTCTCTCTCGCGGGGGAAGGTTAGATCAGGAGTGGACCTGAATTCGTGGACTCTGGTCAGTCGACACGAATTCGTCCAGGAATGTTGAGGGAATGTCAAGACGGCCAGCAGGACACGACCGGGAGCATCCGGTAGCTAACAACTCTGCAGCAGAGCCCGTGGACGCCTGGCTGACAGCTAGCTTAGCATCATCACGCTAGTCATCTGAATAATAGTGGTGGGCGGATCGATCCCGAAATGTCGATACGTCCGATACCAGGGCTTTATACTATAaaatcgatacttttgatacttcagctTGTcctcaaactcattttagttcaaggGGGGGACAcaaaaatttaatttgatctcaagtgagaccagtaacataacagaataataagctatgaataacgacaactccagacgttttccattagttttagtacaaagaagaacaaggaaattAGGAGattgtttgcatttaataaaatatcatttaaaaaatcatttttaaaggaAACATTAGTACAATTATGGATCATTGGCGTCTACTGTTTAGTcttgggtctcagtgttgtgttttgtccacttctctttctatAATAGTGGATGAATTAGGAACAgaagttattttaattaaaaaaattgcagtcttctatgtaattttatgtaatttttgcactttgtaaATTCAAATTAGACACTCTGGCTTTTGTCCTACTGTGTGTTTGACATCCTTGCTCCAGCCTCTCGTCATTGGACAAGAGGCTGGGTACACCATGGACAGGTTACCAGTCTATCACATGGCAAACACTgagagacatacaaccattcacactcacccCTACGGCcgatcaccaatgaacctaacaagcatgtctgtggatggtgggaggaagccggagtacctggagagaatcCACgcagagaacatgcaaactcctcaCAGAAAAGGTCCAAGTCAGGTTTCAACCCAGactcttgctgtgaggcatcagtgttaaccGTAATGTATATAATTAATGGGAAcgcagtggaaagtaactaaaccaggggtgtcaaacatacaacACTAcactatatacagtatttgtatttatttattttttttagttttatcagacacattatATGTATTTGcgcaaagtatcggtatcgcaTCGGCATCGCCGATACCATCTTGAATTTTACACAGTATCGGACCGGAAAGGagatcggtggtatcgaacatcactactgaATAATCTCCTTCACGGCGAtacctcctcacacacacacacacacacacacacaaactccgACCAGTGTGAAAGAGCTCCTCTAGCGACTCTAGTACAAACATTCAAAGTGGTCAAACCGGTCACAAAACTCCACCTTCTGTGTCAGACTTGTATGAAAACACCATATTAAACGAGTCTTCCAGTGCTCTATCACCCACCGGACACATGACAACTTCCCCTTAAACACTAGATTCACTGTGTTAAagtcaactttttttatttttattttttcagatctttttttttaattgctttttttgtacagtctgtgaatatatcattttattttattattagtatttatatatacacacatagaaTGTATTAATTGGATCTACATTAATAACAAACAGACTTTGAgtagtgtaatttatttttatcacaagACAATGGTACTGCAGTGAAGTAACACAATTACTGGACAAAGATCTTAGCCATAGTCCTAAACTGCCCATAAACAACAGGCACTGTAAATACATAGTCATCAAAATCCGCTCATTTCCAGCATGTTGTTTATCATAGTTATTATTAATGGCAACTTTAAGTATGATTTAGTAGTAGTTAAGAGGTTTCACTGTCTTTCAAAGCTCAGAAATATTGCTAAAACAATGTGAATAATGTATATTACCACACAGTAGAGgggggaatatatatatatatatatatcacaatatTGCATATTTGTTCaggacaggacaaaacaaacttaaaacttaaaactaaaGTCCTAAGTATGATGTCTTGCTTATTTCCAAAGCTTGTGTTTCCATTGACTTGTGGGTAAAAATTCTTGAACCAATCAAAGAAGATGTCAATTAACTGCACCTGGTGCTTCTGCACGTGCTCAGCTGCTAcctgcatgaaaacacatttggactttcaacttccttttttttgttggccTTCACCAATCCTGTTAAATGGAGTCACTGTCAAAAATGGATGAGTCATTTCCGACGCCGCCACCATACTTTCTACCAGGTAAAAATGCCTCGTCGACAGAAAACATGACCCTCCCTTTGTTGTTTGGTTTAACGGAGCCTGAAGTAATCTGGATGTGGAGCGGGTCAAAAATAAAACGTCTGTGTGtattatttacagatgaaagAAATTCCGGACAAGACGTGAGGGTCTACCAGATCTACTCACCTTTcagtccaccaccaccacctccaccttctttctccttttcaccaGGTCTCGGCTGCTCCACTCAAACTCACTTACCTCTGCCAGGTACATGCTCACCCAACGACCTCCATTTTGATTTTGTGGAGCAGGCCtatgtgtcacattttatttgttcactGTTTAGTTTAAACCCAACTATTAAGTTATGTTTTTAGATGTTGTTTGTCTACTATGAATGTGATGGGATATCATACTCATGTCTTATACTCATGATCATCTTCTCTGTAGCTACCCCTACACATACTCCCAGGCCAAAGTTTGTGAGCTATGAAACGGCGCTGTATCGCTCTCCAGCCCTGACGACGTGCCCCTCCTGTCAGACTCAAGTCACCACGCAGGTCACCTTCCGAGTCGGGACTCACGCATGGCTCATGTGTCTCGTGTTTGTGTTATGCGGGTGAGACGAGATGCTTTCGGACACCTAAACCTAGTTAATCTAAATCATATGTGCTAACGTGGGACTCCCGTCTTTCAGGTTGGTGCTTTGCTGCTGCCTGATCCCATTCTTCGTAAACCACTTCAAGGATGCCTATCACACCTGCCCTCGGTGTCGGCTTGTTCTTCATGTGCAGAAGAAGACATGCTGCAAGTGAATGTACTCTGCTGCAGTAAAATGCATGTCGTTTCATCAGATTTCTATGTTTAGATTTGAATGTTTAGACTGATGTGTTCTTCATCAGTTCCTGAATGAAAAGATTTTAACTTGGCTTTCATCatgttttgaaataaaattgtATTACCTGtgccaatcttttttttttctccacattttgtCTCacccaaaaaaagaataaagaaaaagcatGCTACAGGAAATAGCTTAGTTTAATTTAAGATAAATTGCCTTATTAGCATTTGAAAAGGAACAGAAAACCTCCTCCCTCTGATAATTTAATGctgtggaaaaaatattttatcactttattttgttgaacctactttgtgaaatgtttattaATTTCCACGCTTTAACTGGCCTCGTCTTCCATAGATTTTTACCTTTGCCGTTGTAAAGCACAAAATCATTATCAACCCTATGCCCTCTGTGGACTGTGTGTAGTAAACGTGCGCTCACTGATCAGAGGATTAGAAGTGTAGGTTTATTTTAGATCTTTGAGCCTCAGAGTAATGAGCATTTGAGATGTTGCCGGTGAAAGCTTCGGTGACatcacaccctcctcctcctcctcctccttattcttGGCTTCTCAGGTATAAGACACTGTCAGGATGTTGGCTGTTCCGGGGGTAAATGTGCCTAGGTAGGATCACACCGGCTGCCTGCTGACACCTGCATGGCTGAAGATGCATCGGAGTGTCCCTCAGGCTGCCTCAATAGATCGGTGTCCTCCTCAG
The nucleotide sequence above comes from Mugil cephalus isolate CIBA_MC_2020 chromosome 2, CIBA_Mcephalus_1.1, whole genome shotgun sequence. Encoded proteins:
- the LOC125004769 gene encoding cell death-inducing p53-target protein 1-like isoform X2, whose product is MESLSKMDESFPTPPPYFLPDERNSGQDVRVYQIYSPFSPPPPPPPSFSFSPGLGCSTQTHLPLPATPTHTPRPKFVSYETALYRSPALTTCPSCQTQVTTQVTFRVGTHAWLMCLVFVLCGLVLCCCLIPFFVNHFKDAYHTCPRCRLVLHVQKKTCCK
- the LOC125004769 gene encoding lipopolysaccharide-induced tumor necrosis factor-alpha factor homolog isoform X1 encodes the protein MTLPLLFGLTEPEVIWMWSGSKIKRLCVLFTDERNSGQDVRVYQIYSPFSPPPPPPPSFSFSPGLGCSTQTHLPLPATPTHTPRPKFVSYETALYRSPALTTCPSCQTQVTTQVTFRVGTHAWLMCLVFVLCGLVLCCCLIPFFVNHFKDAYHTCPRCRLVLHVQKKTCCK